One part of the Arabidopsis thaliana chromosome 4, partial sequence genome encodes these proteins:
- the G2484-1 gene encoding G2484-1 protein, producing MDYDDSDFQNQNLHLAGEANNKFPPVLQPYALPKFDFDDTLNTHLRFDSLGESEAFLGIEGNEDNNWIEDFSRGSSGIVFSSGATESCAISRHNNVWSEATSSESVAMLLNSVGQDEVIVREDTIKKSDTSHELGCTMETVEPGQTSHERSLSKEETVNLQPNPSVDDTPGESSVVKTDDGQEQVLVKDDSPTAVEEASVEEKNSILTSNTATVEAIDTTDLGKIGTETTDNLLDQTEEKANVESRMEDDCSDGNVQTIITCSDARSILVEGHSDSHIDSASEVEKVEAENIGKTAKPDLKEIELSDVTVLERGDQAPSTLEVGGQDVSGTECQDLLVSTVHTSVAVEASLELAGELTTITNSVSIEKPELLSHQHMEVITSEHESTFQIETETYPQIHVFETSESVYISTMDSMVEAREGGVSKKSDNEGSARTSNLEQSMELPVNANDRDQDVKNSQILSESVVSGSVGYVSGGSTSELAESESQSDSIPTDKSETMIDSSLNLEELQPLSQDGAPAVSLTSSIDLHMVKTSSDDSDQGSYSETKKVYGEPENGQTVPPVDASCSGSQMDQEARKRAEGTKQSTYSVEGCPRSEGSKDAVDADGVGQVLQQQSEELIFEENVVTEAVKAPETLSVLDKDNKNEMPITSSLPILGSEAGKDGQEEDNTAASGGIMAAGTPVTHPKGDAIVLGDSRASTCSESSVKSYVTAIEDAATNLKTPLDSFPTVKTSELQFNNTETNSVKKPEDQNISGFMSAGSPVLNRNETSSSEMNLTPDQLKAGKISKAVIFSQATLVSPIVVGSPSTSSLDKTAAKSSKAKSERKPRRTSKSVGKETSRKGTSVKGATPIEQFQSGGKTNAVNQSLASHIQITQSTEKQRSLQSPALKAFGSLSTPTASLPDLNSSALSSILRRPFTDLQQVQLRAQIFVYGALIQGTAPDEAYMISAFGGADGGKGSWEKSWRTCVVRAQKSLVATPETPLQSRPGKTETPSAGHTNSKESSGTNPMIPLSSPLWSLSTSVDTLQSSSVQRGSAATHQPLLSASHAHQTPPTQNIVGHNTPWMSPLPFRNAWLASQQTSGFDVGSRFPVYPITDPVKLTPMKESSMTLSGAKHVQSGTSSNVSKVTPTLEPTSTVVAPAQHSTRVKSRKRKKMPVSVESGPNILNSLKQTELAASPLVPFTPTPANLGYNAGTLPSVVSMTAVPMDLVSTFPGKKIKSSFPSPIFGGNLVREVKQRSVLSEDTIEKLKEAKMHAEDASALATAAVSHSEYVWKQIEQQSHAGLQPETQDRLASAAVAIAAAAAVAKAAAAAANVAANAALQAKLMAEEASLPNASDQGLPKSYDSILPGQGTPASILKGEGAVVNSSSVLIAAREASKKRVEAATAATKRAENMDSIVKAAELASEAVSQAGILVSMGHPPLLNKLVEAGPSNYWRQAQESQEVQPCKTVVLEKETVSTSEGTFAGPKIVQTEFGGSVNTADGVSGPVPATGKLKGQEGDKYADLAKNNDVVFEPEVGSKFSIDAQQTIKATKNEDIKEGSNVEVFKEEPGLRTAWYSANVLSLEDDKAYVLFSDLSVEQGTDKLKEWVALKGEGDQAPKIRPARSVTALPYEGTRKRRRAALGDHIWKIGDRVDSWVHDSWLEGVITEKNKKDENTVTVHFPAEEETLTIKAWNLRPSLVWKDGKWIECSSSGETISSSHEGDTPKEKRPRLGTPALVAEVKDTSMKIVDDPDLGKPPQTGVLNLGVSENTFNIGKSTREENKPDPLRMKRTGLQKQGSKVIFGVPKPGKKRKFMDVSKHYVSEASTKTQERKEPVKPVRSIVPQNSGIGSWKMPSKTISIEKQTTISRPKTFKPAPKPKEKPGATARIIPRKDSRNTTASDMESDESAENRGPGSGVSFKGTVEEQTTSSSHDTGSKNSSSLSTNKGRVAPTAGRLAKIEEDKALAENSSKTSEGMEPRRSIRRIQPTSRLLEGLQTSMMTSKIPSVSHSKSHLSQSKK from the exons ATGGATTATGATGACAGTGACTTTCAAAACCAGAATCTCCATTTAGCTGGTGAAGCCAACAACAAATTTCCACCAGTTTTACAGCCTTATGCTCTTccaaagtttgattttgatgatacACTCAACACGCATCTGAGGTTTGATAGTTTAGGTGAATCTGAAGCTTTTCTTGGTATTGAGGGTAACGAAGATAATAACTGGATTGAGGATTTCTCTCGTGGAAGTAGTGGTATAGTGTTTAGTTCAGGTGCAACGGAGTCCTGTGCCATTTCTAGGCACAATAATGTTTGGTCTGAGGCTACTTCGTCGGAATCTGTTGCAATGCTTTTGAATTCAGTTGGACAGGACGAAGTTATTGTAAGAGAGGATACTATCAAGAAATCTGACACTTCTCATGAACTAGGCTGCACAATGGAAACAGTAGAGCCTGGTCAGACATCCCATGAAAGAAGTCTTTCCAAAGAGGAAACGGTGAACTTACAACCCAACCCCTCTGTGGATGATACTCCAGGAGAGTCCTCTGTGGTAAAGACAGATGATGGACAGGAGCAGGTTCTGGTTAAAGATGACTCACCAACGGCTGTAGAAGAGGCATCTGTGGAGGAAAAGAATTCCATCTTGACTTCTAATACCGCGACGGTAGAGGCTATAGATACTACTGATCTTGGTAAAATAGGAACTGAGACGACGGATAATCTTCTTGACCAAACAGAAGAGAAAGCCAATGTAGAATCAAGGATGGAAGATGATTGTAGCGATGGGAATGTACAGACTATTATTACTTGTAGCG ATGCACGGTCAATTTTGGTTGAAGGTCATTCTGATAGCCATATAGACTCAGCTTCCGAAGTTGAAAAAGTGGAAGCTGAAAATATTGGCAAAACTGCAAAGCCTGATTTGAAGGAGATAGAGCTATCTGATGTCACAGTACTAGAAAGAGGGGACCAAGCTCCCTCTACTCTTGAGGTAGGTGGACAAGATGTTTCTGGGACCGAATGCCAAGATCTCCTTGTCAGCACTGTTCATACTAGCGTAGCTGTTGAAGCGTCTTTGGAACTTGCTGGGGAATTGACAACTATAACAAACAGTGTTTCCATTGAGAAGCCCGAGTTGCTTAGTCATCAACATATGGAAGTTATTACAAGTGAACATGAGTCTACTTTTCAGATAGAGACTGAGACATATCCGCAGATACACGTATTTGAAACTTCAGAGAGTGTTTATATTTCAACGATGGACTCAATGGTTGAAGCTAGAGAAGGTGGTGTGTCTAAGAAGAGTGACAATGAAGGTAGTGCTCGCACTTCTAATCTCGAGCAAAGCATGGAACTGCCTGTCAATGCCAATGATAGAGATCAAGATGTCAAGAACTCTCAGATCCTATCTGAAAGCGTTGTGTCTGGTTCTGTTGGCTATGTTTCAGGAGGCTCTACTTCAGAGTTGGCGGAGTCAGAATCTCAATCTGACAGCATTCCAACAGACAAGTCAG AGACTATGATTGACAGTTCTCTCAATCTCGAAGAATTACAACCTCTAAGTCAAGATGGAGCACCTGCTGTCAGTCTCACATCTTCAATAGATTTACATATGGTAAAGACATCCTCTGATGACAGTGACCAAGGCAGTTACTCTGAAACCAAGAAGGTTTATGGTGAACCTGAAAATGGTCAAACCGTTCCACCTGTGGATGCAAGTTGTTCAGGGAGTCAGATGGACCAAGAAGCTAGGAAGCGTGCTGAAGGTACTAAGCAAAGTACATACTCTGTTGAAGGCTGTCCTCGCTCTGAAGGGTCAAAGGATGCAGTAGATGCTGATGGTGTTGGACAAGTTTTGCAGCAGCAGTCTGAGGAATTAATTTTTGAAGAGAATGTAGTAACAGAAGCTGTAAAAGCTCCTG AGACTCTGTCAGTTCTGGACAAggataacaaaaatgaaatgcCTATTACTAGCTCCTTGCCTATTCTTGGGAGTGAAGCTGGAAAAGATGGCCAGGAAGAGGATAATACTGCTGCTTCTGGTGGGATTATGGCAGCTGGGACTCCTGTTACACACCCCAAAG GTGATGCAATCGTACTAGGAGACTCCCGTGCTTCTACATGTTCTGAGTCTTCTGTAAAGTCTTATGTAACTGCAATAGAAGATGCTGCTACTAATTTAAAGACTCCTCTTGATTCTTTCCCCACTGTTAAGACTTCCGAACTTCAATTTAATAACACAGAGACAAACAGTGTCAAAAAGCCAGAAGATCAGAATATTTCGGGTTTTATGTCTGCTGGATCTCCGGTCTTGAATAGAAATGAGACCTCCAGCAGTGAAATGAACTTAACTCCTGATCAGCTGAAAGCAGGGAAAATTTCCAAAGCTGTTATATTTTCACAAGCTACCCTTGTCTCCCCG aTTGTGGTGGGATCTCCTTCAACATCTAGCTTAGATAAAACAGCTGCAAAGTCTTCCAAAGCAAAATCTGAGCGGAAACCCAGGCGAACATCTAAATCTGTAGGAAAAGAGACTTCTAGAAAAGGAACTAGTGTAAAAGGGGCTACACCTATTGAACAGTTTCAAAGTGGAGGCAAAACAAATGCTGTTAATCAAAGTTTGGCTTCTCATATTCAGATCACACAATCTACTGAGAAACAGCGAAGTCTTCAGAGCCCTGCTCTAAAAGCTTTTGGGTCCCTTTCAACCCCTACGGCAAGTCTACCGGATTTGAACTCTTCTGCTCTCTCAAGTATTCTGCGTCGACCTTTCACGGACTTGCAACAAGTGCAACTACGTGCACAGATTTTTGTATACGGGGCTCTGAT CCAAGGAACAGCACCGGATGAAGCTTATATGATATCTGCATTTGGTGGTGCAG ATGGTGGGAAGGGCAGCTGGGAGAAATCATGGCGTACTTGTGTTGTAAGGGCTCAGAAATCGCTTGTTGCTACTCCTGAAACGCCACTGCAATCACGTCCAG GGAAGACAGAGACCCCTTCAGCAGGTCACACCAATAGCAAAGAGAGTTCAGGGACAAACCCCATGATTCCACTCTCATCACCTTTATGGAGTTTATCAACTTCCGTAGATACTTTACAATCAAGTAGCGTTCAGAGAGGTTCAGCTGCTACTCACCAGCCATTGCTTTCTGCATCGCATGCTCACCAAACTCCACCAACTCAGAATATTGTTGGACATAATACCCCTTGGATGTCGCCTCTCCCTTTCCGTAACGCTTGGCTTGCTTCTCAGCAAACCAGTGGATTTGATGTTGGTTCCCGTTTCCCCGTCTATCCAATCACTGACCCTGTAAAATTGACTCCCATGAAAGAATCATCCATGACTCTTTCTGGCGCAAAACATGTTCAGAGTGGAACTTCTAGCAATGTTTCCAAAGTGACACCAACACTTGAGCCTACTAGTACAGTTGTAGCACCTGCTCAACATTCTACAAGGGTAAAATCAAGGAAACGGAAGAAGATGCCAGTCTCTGTGGAGTCTGGTCCAAACATTTTGAATTCGTTAAAGCAGACAGAATTAGCTGCCTCACCTCTTGTGCCTTTTACACCTACTCCGGCTAATCTGGGTTATAATGCTGGCACCCTGCCCAGTGTTGTTTCTATGACTGCAGTCCCTATGGACCTGGTATCTACGTTCCCCgggaagaaaataaaatcatctTTCCCATCTCCAATTTTTGGTGGTAACCTTGTACGTGAAGTAAAGCAGAGATCTGTCTTGTCAGAGGATACTATTGAAAAACTTAAGGAGGCTAAGATGCATGCAGAGGATGCATCTGCTCTTGCTACTGCAGCTGTTAGTCATAGCGAATATGTATGGAAGCAGATAGAGCAACAAAGTCATGCTGGCCTCCAGCCAGAAACTCAAGACAGATTAGCTTCGGCTGCTGTTGCCATAGCTGCTGCAGCTGCGGTGGCAAAAGCTGCAGCTGCTGCCGCCAATGTTGCAGCTAATGCTGCATTGCAGGCCAAGTTAATGGCTGAAGAAGCATCCCTTCCAAATGCTTCTGATCAGGGACTCCCAAAGTCATATGATAGCATATTACCCGGTCAGGGTACCCCTGCTTCTATCTTGAAGGGTGAAGGTGCAGTGGTGAACTCCAGTTCGGTTCTTATTGCTGCGAGAGAGGCATCTAAGAAGAGGGTTGAAGCTGCTACAGCGGCCACCAAGCGTGCTGAAAATATGGACTCCATTGTAAAAGCAGCAGAATTGGCATCAGAGGCTGTTTCTCAAGCTGGAATACTTGTTTCAATGGGTCATCCTCCGTTGCTCAATAAGCTGGTGGAGGCGGGTCCAAGTAATTACTGGAGGCAGGCTCAAGAATCTCAGGAAGTACAGCCCTGTAAAACGGTTGtcttagaaaaagaaactgtGTCTACTAGTGAGGGAACTTTTGCTGGTCCCAAAATTGTGCAGACTGAGTTTGGTGGCTCTGTGAATACGGCAGATGGTGTGTCCGGTCCAGTTCCTGCCACTGGAAAGTTAAAGGGACAGGAGGGTGATAAATATGCAGACTTGGCTAAAAACAATGATGTGGTTTTTGAACCAGAAGTTgggtcaaaattttcaattgacGCCCAACAGACTATCAAAGCAACAAAGAATGAGGACATCAAGGAGGGTTCTAATGTAGAG gtTTTCAAAGAAGAACCTGGATTAAGAACCGCATGGTACTCTGCCAATGTATTGAGCTTAGAGGATGATAAAGCTTACGTGTTGTTCAGTGACCTATCTGTAGAACAAG GAACAGACAAGCTTAAGGAGTGGGTAGCCCTCAAAGGGGAAGGTGATCAGGCCCCTAAAATAAGACCTGCTCGTTCTGTTACTGCCTTGCCATATGAAGGAACCAGGAAGAGACGTAGAGCTGCTCTTGGGGATCATATTTGGAAAATTGGGGATAGGGTAGACTCGTGGGTGCATGACAG ttGGTTGGAGGGTGTTATCacagagaagaacaagaaagatgaaaacacAGTGACTGTGCATTTTCCTG cggaagaagaaactttgacGATCAAAGCTTGGAATCTTCGTCCTTCTCTTGTGTGGAAAGATGGAAAGTGGATTGAATGTTCTAGTTCAGGAGAAACTATCAGCTCGTCACATGAG GGTGATACTCCAAAGGAGAAGCGTCCTAGATTAGGAACTCCCGCTCTTGTGGCTGAAGTAAAAGACACGAGTATGAAGATTGTTGATGATCCAGACTTGGGGAAACCGCCTCAGACTGGTGTTCTTAACCTCGGTGTTTCAGAGAATACTTTTAACATTGGAAAGAGTACCAGAGAGGAGAACAAACCCGATCCACTCCGAATGAAGAGAACCGGTTTGCAAAAGCAAGGATCAAAAGTGATTTTTGGTGTCCCTAAACCTggaaagaaaaggaagttCATGGACGTGAGCAAACACTATGTTTCAGAGGCAAGCACTAAAACTCAGGAAAGGAAGGAACCAGTTAAGCCTGTGAGATCAATTGTGCCCCAAAATTCTGGAATAGGTAGCTGGAAAATGCCTTCTAAAACTATCTCCATAGAGAAACAGACAACAATATCTAGGCCCAAGACTTTCAAACCTGCGCCCAAGCCCAAAGAGAAACCGGGTGCTACGGCTAGGATAATTCCCCGCAAGGACTCGCGTAATACAACAGCATCAGATATGGAATCTGATGAGAGTGCAGAAAACAGGGGTCCTGGATCTGGTGTTTCATTTAAGGGAACAGTAGAAGAGCAAACCACATCATCCTCTCATGATACTGGTTCGAAGAATAGTTCCTCCTTGAGCACTAATAAAGGGAGAGTGGCTCCTACTGCAGGAAGGTTAGCCAAAATCGAAGAGGACAAGGCGTTGGCTGaaaattcttcaaaaacaTCAGAGGGAATGGAGCCACGTAGATCTATCCGCAGGATCCAGCCAACTTCTAGA CTACTCGAAGGTCTGCAAACGTCGATGATGACCTCGAAGATTCCTTCGGTATCACACAGCAAAAGTCACCTAAGTCAAAGCAAAAAGTAG